In Desulfobacter hydrogenophilus, the genomic stretch AAAAGGCAAATCCTTTTACTCGTCTTGACGATTTAAGCGACCCGGAAAAAATAAAATTCACAGCATCTCGATGGCACAGGCCATGGAGACCCCGCCGCCGCCGCAAAGCGTTGCAAGGCCTAAGCTCTTGCGTTTGTGTTTCATGGCATAGATCAACGTGGTCATGATCCGGGCGCCTGTGGAGCCGATAGGATGCCCTAAACCAATGCCGGACCCGTTGATATTGGTGATCTCCCGGTTAAGATTCAGCTCTTTTTCGCATCCCAGGTACTGGGCGGCAAAGGCTTCATTCACCTCAACCAGGTCAAAATCATTGATTGTAATGCCGGATTTTGCCATCAGGTTCTTGACCGCCGGAACCGGAGAAAGCCCCATGACAGAAGGATGGCAGGCTCCCATGCCTGTGGCTTTGATTTTTGCAATGGGAGTAAGCCCCAATTCTTTGGCTTTGTCTGCGGACATGATCACCATGCCCGTGGAACCGTCATTAATACCCGAAGCATTACCGGCAGTGACCTTTCCGGTTTTGGGAACAAATGCCGGGGGCAAGGCGGCAAGTTTTTCCAGGGTTATGCCGGGCCTGAAATGTTCGTCCTTGTCAAAGATGATGGGGTCTTTCTTACGCTGGGGCACTTCAACGGGAACGATTTCATCGGCAAAACTGCCGTCGTTGGTGGCCCGTTCCGCATTGTTATGGGAACGAAGCGCCACCTCGTCCATCTCCTCCCTGCTGATATCCAGAAGCTGGGCAACGAACTCCGCCGTATGGCCCATAATATATGGTTTGCCCAAAAAATTAGAGGCCGGGGCCTGGGTGGTGTCCACAGGAGAAGTTTCATCAAAGGGCAGAATATTTGAGCCACAATACAGAGAATGGATCAGGGCATCCACAAAATTGGCATCCTGGAGACGACATCCCCAGCGGGCTTTGGGCACGGCATAGGGGACGCCGGACATGTGCTCGGTACCGCCTGCCAGGATCACATTGGCCATGCCGGCCTGGATCATGGCCATACCGGACAGAACCGCTTCCATGCCTGAAATACACACCCGGTTGATGGTAACAGCAGGGACCGTGTCCGGAATACCCGCCATAAGCGCACCCACCCGGGCGGTGTTCAGGGTATCGTGGTGTTCCATACAGGTGCCGTAGCGAACGTCATCAATGATAGCAGAATCAATACCTGCCCGTTTAACAGCCTCTTTCATGGTAATGCCCGCAAGGTAGGCGCCGTTCAGGTCTCTTAATGTGCCGCCGAAAGCGCCGATGGCAGTGCGGCAGGCTGATACAATGACAACGTCTTTCATAAAATATCCTTTTTTCGGTTAAATAATTCTCCCCATTCGCTCATTTTAAATCTGAAAAAATTATTTTTGCATGGAGGGCTTGCAATCGTTAAGACTCATCATACTTTTGTGAAAAATTCAGCTGTCGTTTCCTTTTTTTATTTTAACTTAACGGTGCTAAAATAACGGATTCGACATCAAAAGATCAAGATATTTTCAACAACTGACCTCGTTATTTTCATTGAGTCTTGGTCCTGATTTTTGGACAGTAAAGGTGGTTAATTAGTTTGTAAAACACTTTAAAACGGATATAACGGCCATGGGCCGACCTGGTTTATAAATACCCAGGCACAGCCCACAACAAAGGTTGAAAGATCTGAGTAACTTACCCAGACTTTCATATAAAAAATAATTAACACGTAATCAGAGCCAAGAAAGATCAATACGTAATGGCCTTAGGCGATAAATTCAATTTCGGCCCGGCCTATATCCTGCGGACGGCTGGTTTCGCCAAAACGTTGCTCATTATGGTCTGAAAGGGGTCACTGATGATCCCGCGATCATCGGCGAAGATCTGAAGGACAACGAAGCCTATGGTCTATTTGGCGTGATCGGATTTAAAATGAATGATATGAGCGGTAACGATAAAGGTAGTGAGCTTTACTACGGCATGAAGTTCCAGATCAATTTCTAAAAAATCAGCCTTCGACGTAAAAAAACGTCGAGATAAAACTCAAAGCCCAGATCGGCATTCTTTTGCCGGTCGGGGCTCTTGCTACTTTAATAAATACCAAACTCATCGGCCCAGGCGGAAAACCGTTTTGCATGGCCCAAATTAAGTTTGGCAAGGGATTTTTCAATCTTTTGTCGGGTCATGACGTTATCTCGTTTCTTCGGGCTCTTTGAATAAAATTTATCTGCGCAACAGATGATTTTTTCTTCCAAGGTAACAGGCACCATGTCCCGGTGAGGCAGAGGCAAATCCGCTTCAATAATATTTTCAAGGGTGATGCCGGCTCCGGTATGACGTTCGGACACAAGACCAAATTGCCGGGGCAAACCCAACCCGTCTAAGAGTTCACGTCCAAGGTATCCGTGACACACATAAGGATATTTACCCGCACAGCCGATTTCCTGGGAACGGGTCTTAAAAATACCAATATCATGGAGCATGGCTGCTTTTTCTATGAAATCCATGTCCAGGTGCAGGTGGGCAAGGCCCTTTGCGATCTCCAGGCTTTTTGCGGCGACTTTTGTGCTATGTTCCACCAGAACAGCAAAAAGTTCTGAGTCAGAATCATAAAACTGACTGATGATTTTAAATGGGTCAATCGGCATAAAAATCTCAAAATCCTTCTGTTAGTTAGTGCCTGAACGGAAACCCGTATTTGGACGAAAAATTGTCCAGGTGCAAGGCGCAGAAAAATTTAAAACCGGAACAACCTCATGGTTGTGAGGATTTTACATTTTTTTGCAACGCCGCAGATGGGTGCTGTTTCGTTCAAATACTAGTTATTCAGGGAGCCGGACATCAGCACCCCCTCAATAAACGGATCAAGATCACCGTCCAGCACCCGGTCCACATCCCCGATTTCAAGGTCGATACGATGGTCTTTTACCATTCTGTAGGGATGCAGCACATAGGAGCGGATCTGGCTGCCCCAGGCATTGTCATCTTTGCCGTCATGCAGACTCTGCCTTTTTTGCTCCTGTTTCTGCTTTTCCAGCTGATAGAGCCGGGATTTAAGCACTTTCATGGCAATCTCCCTGTTCCGGTGCTGGGAAGATTCCTGCTGACACTGGACCACTACGCCCGAGGGAGCATGGGTGATACGTACAGCTGAACTGGTTTTGTTGACGTGCTGGCCGCCTGCCCCACTGGCCCGGTACACATCAATGCGCAGATCCCCTTCGTCAATGTCGATATTGATTTCGTCCTTGACCTCCGGATAGACAAAGACGGCAGCAAAAGAGGTTTGGCGTTTGCCGCTGGCATTGAAAGGGGAAATTCTTACCAGGCGGTGCACCCCGGATTCAGCTTTCATGAATCCGTAGCAGTTTGGGCCGGCAACATGGAGCGTTGCGCCCTTGATACCGGCTTCGTCTCCCTCCTGAAAATCAATGACCTGGCACTTGTACCCTTTTTTATCGATCCAGCGGGTATACATCCTGAACAGCATTTCCGCCCAGTCCTGGGAATCCGTTCCCCCGGCACCGGCATTGATGGAAACAATCGCGTCCCTGGCGTCGTCCTCTCCGTCAAGGGTAATCTCCAGGGAAAAACGCTTTACCTTTTTCTTCAACTGGGCCAGCATCTGAGCGGCTTCCTGCTCGGCCGCCTTGTCCGACTCCTCCCTTGCCAGTTCCAGCATCACCTCCACATCTTCAATTTCTGAAAATATGGCATTGCAGGTGTCAATAAGACCAGCGATGGCGGTGCGTTCTTTTAACATCTCGGTGGCTTTGTCCGCATCATTCCAGAAGTCCTCCCTGGCAATGAGCAGCTCAAGTTCCCGAAGCCGTTTTTCCTTTACAGGCAGGTCAAAGATACTCCTTAAGCCGGTTGGCTTTAGCAGTGATGGAAGAGATGATTTGTTTGTATTCTACACTCATTATAAAAGTCTCCTAATTTTTTTTCTCATGGGTTTTATCACACAAATCAGAAAGAATGCAACCAGGCAGGCTTTGGCGGCAAGGTCGCCGTGGCGGGTATAAAAGGATTTACCGGACATGACCGGGACCTGCCGGGTAAGGGCGCAGGTCGTAAAAATATCTGTTTTTTCCAAAATGGCACCGGAAGGATCAACGAATCCGGAAATGCCTGTGTTTGCCGCCCGGACCACACTGCGCCGGTTTTCAACAGCCCTGAACACGGCAATGGAAAAATGCTGAAGCGCAGCCTGGGTCCGACCGAACCAGGCATCATTGGTCATGGTGGTTAAAATATCTGCCCCATTGAGCACAAACTCTCTGGCAATATTGGGAAAAAGGATCTCAAAGCAGATTAATACCCCGGTTGTTCCCGTACCGAATTTTAACGGCACCACCCCGGTTTTCCCCTTTGAGAAATCACCGGCCCCGGCTGTCAGTTTTTGAGCAAACCAAAGCAGTTTTTTGAAAGGCACATACTCCCCAAAGGGCACCAGATGATGTTTGTCATAATAGCCTTTTGGCAGGGCAAGGGGGCTGAGCATGCAGGCTCGGTTGTAGTAGAGAAAACCCTGGTCCGAAGGCTGGGCCGCAGGGATGCCGATGAGAAAAAAGGTGCCTGCCTTTCTCACCAGGGCATCCACCCGGTTCGAGGGCACAGGATCCATGCCGTAGTAAAAGGGCACAGCCGTTTCCGGCCACACCACAAGATCGCAGGGGATCGCCTGGAGAGACAATCGGGAATACCGGTCTATAGTTTCAGTAATAAATGCTTTATCCCATTTCCGATCCTGGGAAATGTTGGCCTGGATAACCGAAATTTTCCGGGAAGGTGCGCCGTTGAGCTGTCCACGAATTTTTGCCAGTTCAAAATGGCCGTAAATAAAAGCGATACAAAGCAGCGCCATTCCAAGGCTTAAACCTGCCATATTTATTTTCCCAGGCCATGCCCTTTGGAAAAGGGCCTTAAAAGCTGTTACTATAATCCCGTTGGCAAGCACCAGTAGAAAGGAGATCCCTAAGACCCCGAAGGTGTCTGCCGTCTGGATCAAAATAAGGTTGGAATACTGGCTGTAACCCAGCACGCCCCAGGGAAAGCCGGAAAATAAATATGTCCTGATATATTCCAGGGCGACCCAGGCCACAGCCCCCCAAAATGGGACAAGGCCTTCAGGGACAGGTATCTTTTTCATCGCCAGGGCAAAAACGCCTGTATAAACGGACAAGTACAAAATCAGAAGCAACAGGCAGGACATGGCCGCTAAAGGGTTTAGGCCGCCGTATTTGCTCATGGTGGGACAAATCCAGTAAATCAGGGGCAGATAAAAACCGATCCCAGTGCCGATGCCTGTATAAAAGGCCTGCTTTGCATCCAGCCGGTCAATGGAAAGCCATAACGGGACCAGGGCAAAAAAGGCTACCGGATAAAAACCTGGCCCCGGGAATGCTGAAAAAAGCATTAGGCCGCTGGCCAATGCAGGAATAAGGGGTAATAAAGCGTTGTATATGGGTTTGAATTGCATTTTTGGTGACCTTAATTAAAAATTCTGGTATATTTATCAAATAATCCAAGCGCTCGTCAATTTTTGGAAGGCGGTGTTTTATGACCCAGGAGTATAATCGTACATCTTCTGATTCGCTTCTAATGCAACAGGACTGGCCTGACCAGGAGCCCCCTTGTTTTACGGGTTCAGATTTTTTTTCCCGGAAAAATATTAAAAACGTTTTAATCTACGCCCCTGTAGGTATCTGTATTCTTTACCACACCGGCATCTACTGGGCAAATCCCGCCTGTTACGCCATGACAGGCCACGAATATCTCAGCCTGGAAGGTAAATCCGCTCAAACCCTTTTCCCCACGAAGAAAGAATTTAAGCGTGTGTATAAAATATTTATCACAGACATTGACCGGACAGGATCAGCCATCGTTGACTCCCGGTTGTCACGGCTGGACGGTACCGCCTTTGACTGCCGCCTTCGGGCCTGCTGGCTGGACCCTGGTGACCATTCCCAGGGCCTGTTAGTCACAGTATCTGATATTACGGAAATCAAGTCCGGACAGATCAGAAAAAATCAGACCCGAAAAATGGAAGCGATTGGTGTGCTGGCCGGGGGCATTTCCCATGATTTTAACAATCTGCTCATGGCTATTCAGGGGCATTTATCCCTGATAGGGGTTAACGCAGACCGGCCGGAAAAAATCAGGGAGCATATCCGGCAGATGAACCGCCTGATTGAGGCGGCAGCTCAAATTACCGGTAATCTTTTAGGTTTTGCCGGCGGGGGCAAGTACCAGGTTGAACCCCTGGATATTAACCAGGTCGTGGATATCGCTCTCACTGTTCTCCAGCCGGGAAAAGAAAATATTGCCATTGAAAAAAAGCCGGCACCGAATCTTTACAAGGTAAGCGGGGACCGTTCCCAGCTTGAACAGGTGCTGCTCAATCTTCTGGTTAATGCTTCCCAGGCCATGGTGGATGGCGGCACACTTACCATAGAGACCCGGAATTTAACAATTAAGGATACCAACTTCTTTCATTTTGACGTGGCACCCGGTACTTACGTGGAAATTAGTATTCAGGATACCGGAATCGGCATGGATGAAGCCATTCAGAGAAAAATTTTTGACCCATTTTTCTCCACCAAAAGCCCCAAAGATATGAAAGGGCGGGGGTTAGGGCTGTCAACGGTGTTCGGCATTGTGAAAAATCACGGTGGATTTATCACCGTGGAGAGCAAAAAAGATGTCGGATCCCTATTCCGGGTAGCACTTCCCGGTTTGGCCCCCGGGGATGCTCAACGTATTGAAGAAGAGAGCGACGCCTTTGATCTGATGCCCAAAGGCGGGGAAACCGTTCTTATTGTGGATGACGAGAATGAAGTGCTCGAGGTGGGAGTAAGTCTTCTTGAAGCGTTAGGGTACCAGGCCCTCCAAGCCCGCAACGGTACGGAATGTCTGGACCTGGTAACAAAGCACCCGGACAAAATTGCGCTGGTCATTCTGGATCTGATCATGCCCATCATGGACGGCAAGGAGACGTTTGATCGGATTCGAAAACTGAATCCCGACATAAAGATACTTATTTCCAGCGGTGTCAGTATGGATGAAGAAATAAAGATGATGCTTCGTGACGGATGCCACGATTTTTTACAAAAGCCCTTTTCCATGGACAAATTTTCAAAGGTTATTCGCCGGATACTTGACAGATCTGCTTGATAACCATTTAATTTTTATAGTGCTTTACAACATTTCTGTCAGATGGTAATCTGATAAAATTGATTAAGGGACAGGTTAACAGCATTCAGGGTGAATCCCTTCCCATTATCAGGAGTATTTTATGGAACAAATAAAAATTCGATTTGGGAATCATATTGAAACACCGGCCACAGAAGAAAAATCTTTTGAAGAGATGTTTCAATCCGTTAATCCCATGTTTTGCTTTTCAAAACGGATCTGGAGACCCCAGATGGATATTTTTGAAACCAGGGATGAAATCATTATCCAGGCTGAAATAGCAGGTGTTTCCCAGGAGAACATGATTGTTGAACTGTCAGATAAGGCCGTAAAAATTTCCGGGGTACGTAAAAGCAGCCAACCTGATCCCACCGCCACCTACAGGCTTGCTGAAATACAATTCGGACGGTTTGAGCGGGTTCTGTATCTGCCCAGTGTCATTGACATGGAAAAAGTGTCTGCGTCATACGCCAACGGGTTTCTGGAATTAAAATTAGGAAAACAGCCCAAGATAAATTATTCTTCGAAACAAAAAATGCCCATTGATTTTTTATAACAACCATGGGATAGACCCAAGTCTATTGACGCCCGGGTATGAACCCCAAAAAAAAATGTAAAAACCCATGGATTAGGCGATTGTATACAAAAAGGAAAGCGAATGGATGAATTAAACCATCCCTCCGTCCCCATCACCACTGACGATATACCTGACGAACTACCCATTCTTCCCATAGTGGATACCAATCTGTTTCCCAAAATGGTGTTGCCCCTGGTTTTGATCCAGAAAGAGGCCATTAATCTGATTGACGATGCCATGTCCGGAAACCGTATGCTTGGCCTCCTGCTGTCCAAGCGTTCGGACATTGATTCCAGGCACACCGCCGACGACCTATGCCGCATTGGTACCGTCGCGGTAATTCTTAAAATGTCCAAGATGGAAGATGAAAAGGCCCAGCTGCTTATTCAGGGCCTGAACCGATTCAAAGTGGTAGAGTTCCTGGAAAACCGGGGTTATATGCATGCCGGCATTGCTGTTCTCAAAAGCCGTAACAACGAAAGGAACAAGGAAAACCGGGCACTGATGACCAACATTGTTGAACAGTACGAAAAGATCGTGGCGCTTTCGCCAGGTCTGCCTGCGGAAATAGGCCAGATGGTCAAGACCCTGCAGGAGCCCAGCGCACTTGCCGACATGGTCGCCTCCACCATCAATGCCCCTGTAAATGAAAAGCAAAAAGTCCTTGAGCTGATTGACGTGAATCGCCGTCTGAAAAAGGTCACCCGTATGGTCAATGATCAGCTTGATATTCTTGAAATGGGTTCTAAAATTCAAAATCAGGTCAGGGAAGACATGGACAAGCGCCAGCGCGAATATTACCTGCGCCAGCAGCTCAAAACGATTAAAGAGGAGCTTGGGGAAACCGATCAGGAATCCGTCGAAATCCGGGAATACAGAACCCTGATCAGGGATAATCCCATGCCCGAAGAGGCCACAAAAGAAGCACAGCGTGAACTGGAACGCCTTGCAAAGATGCACCCCTCATCCTCCGAATATGTCGTATCATCCACCTATCTTGACTGGCTGACCTCCCTGCCCTGGAATGAATATACCGAAAATAGGCTGGATATTGCCAGGGCCAGGAAAATTTTGGACCAGGACCATTACGGCCTTGAAAAGCCCAAAAAACGGATATTGGAATTTCTGGCCGTACGTAAACTCAAAAAAGACTCCAAAGGACCTATACTGTGCTTTGCCGGCCCCCCTGGTACGGGGAAAACGTCCCTGGGACAATCCATTGCCAGGGCCCTGGGCCGGGAATTTGTCCGCATTGCCCTGGGCGGTGTCAGAGATGAAGCTGAAATCCGGGGACATCGGCGAACCTATGTGGGGGCCATGCCGGGCCGGATCATCCAGCATTTAAGAACAGCCGGTAAAAAAAACCCCGTCTTCATGCTGGATGAAATTGATAAGGTCAGCTCCTCCTACCACGGAGATCCCTCATCCGCCCTGCTTGAGGTCCTTGATCCGGAGCAGAACCAAAATTTTGTTGACCACTACCTGGATGTACCCTTTGATTTGTCCGATGTCATGTTTTTGACCACAGCCAATGTGCTGCATACCATTCCACCACCCCTGCGGGACAGAATGGAGGTTCTGGAGCTTACCGGATACACCCAGGAAGAAAAGCTTAAAATTGCCACCCGGTATATTATCCCCAAACAGCGGGAGGCCAACGGCATCAATTCAGGCCAGATCAAAATAACCCCAGGCGCGGTCAAACAGATTATTTCCGGATATACCAGGGAATCAGGTTTACGCAACCTGGAACGTCAGATCGGCGCCATATGCCGGGGAGTTGCCGCTAAAATCGCCGAAGACCAGGTGGAAAATTTGACCATTGGCCGAAAGGAAGTTCCCGAATATTTAGGCCCCATCCAGAACATGCCTGATATGGCCACCCGGATTAAAACCCCAGGCGTGGCCGTGGGTCTTGCCTGGACCCCTGTGGGTGGTGAGGTGCTTTTTGTGGAAGCCGTGGCCATGAAAGGCGGCAAGGGCCTAACGCTCACCGGACAGCTTGGGGATATCATGAAGGAATCTGCGTCTACCGCGTTAAGCTTCATTCGATCCAATGCCGACCGACTGGCTGTGGATGACACCTTTTTTGATACCCATGATATCCACATTCATGTGCCTGAAGGATCCATCCCCAAGGATGGCCCCTCTGCCGGGGTGACCATGCTTACCACCCTTGCCTCCCTGCTCACCAAAAGAAAAGTAAAATCCCGGCTGGCCATGACCGGAGAAATTACCCTCAGGGGTGAGGTGCTGCCTGTGGGAGGCATCAAGGATAAAGTAATTGCGGCTCACAGGGCCGGAATCCGATCCTTGATTCTGCCGCTTTGGAATAAAAAAGATATGGAAGATGTTCCGGAGCATATTAAATCCACCATGACTTTCTATTTTACCGATAAAATGAAAGATGTTATTAAGACCGCCTTGGAATAAAAAAAAGGATATTCTGTATGAATTATACGATCCGGACATTAATGCCGGCCCTTATTTTCTGCCTTGCGGTTGCCGTTGCCGGATGCGGTGCCGGAAGCTATGATTCCGACCATAGCCGCTATGGGGATAAACGATACAGTGGAACCAAACCCACCCAGCGCCCCTATCGCATTGCAGGAAAACACTATTATCCCATGCCTTCGGCCAACGGATATGTGGAAAAAGGACGCGCCTCCTGGTATGGCAGAAAATTCCACGGACGAAAAACATCCAACGGCGAAACCTACAACATGAACGCCATGACCGCAGCTCACAAAACCCTTCCCATGAACACATGGGTCAGGGTTGAAAACCTGGACAACGGCAGAAAGATTACGGTGCGCATCAATGACCGGGGACCCTTTGTGGCCGGCAGAATCATAGATCTGTCATATAAGGCGGCCCGACACATTGGTATCGTCGGGCCCGGCACAGCCCGGGTACAGGTGACGGCCCTTGGAAAGGCCACGGCCTATTCCAAGAAAGACCACACCCCTGTGAACTTTAAACCCGTGGATTACTGGAAAGGCAATTTTACGGTGCAGGTGGGGGCATTCAAGGTGAGGCGTAATGCGGAAAGATATCGAATCAAATTGTCTAAGGACTATCTTAATGCCCATATTGTTCCCTATGTGGATGACCGGGGGCAATTTCACCGGGTGAGGATCGGTAAATTCAACAACCTCGATGATGCCGTGACGTTCAGCCAAAGACTTATGACCAGGGAAGGTTTTACGCACGCCTTTGCCGTAGCCGAGTAGCTAGTGTTTGAACCAAAAGTCACCCACCTGCGGCGTTACAAAAAAATTTGCAATCCTCACAACCATGAGGTTGCTCCGGTTACAAATTTTTCTGCGCCTTGCATATAGGCAACTTTTCATTCAAACACAGCAGCCAAGAGTTAGGAAAAAAGCTAAAAAGCAATGAAGGAATATACAGTTTTTCTGGACCGGGACGGTGTGATCAACCATGATTCCGACGCCTATATCAAAAATCCGGACGAATTCCATTTCATCTCCAAAAGCCCAGACGCCATTGCCCTTTTGAACGCCAAAGGGTTTCAAGTGATTCTGATCACCAATCAATCGGCCGTGGGCCGCGGCATGATATCCAGGCCGACCTTTGATGCCATTTTAAAAAAAATGACCCACGGGGTGGAACAGGCCGGTGGCCGGGTCAAGGATATATTTTTCTGCCCCCATACCCCGGATCAGGGGTGCGACTGTCGAAAACCCAAGCCCGGAATGATTCTTCAGGCCGTGGCATGCCATGGCATTGATGTGAAGAAAGCCTTTATGATAGGAGATTCCGCCAAAGATATTGAGTGCGGGAAAAATGCCGGGTGTGCCAAAACCATCCTGGTTAAGACCGGCAACGGAGAAAAGGCCCTGGCCGCTTTGACGAAAAAAGGCATTGCACCCGATTTTTTTGCCAAGGATCTTTACGAAGCCGCCTGCTGGATAACCGATAATTTTCCTTGCGGTAATATGGCTTCATGATTACCATCAGCGGAACCCTGTCCCGGATTACATTCCAGAACCCGGAAAATCATTACACCGTGTGCCGTGTGGCCGTGCCCAAAGTGGCCGATGCCATCACCGTGGTCGGTCATCTGCCCGGGGTGGCCCAGGGTGAACGACTCAAACTCAAAGGCACATGGAGCAGCCATCCCAAATATGGAGAGCAGTTTAAGGCTGAGGCCTTTGAAGTCACCCTGCCCTCCTCCATGGCAGGTATTCGAAAATACCTAAGCTCGGGTATTATTCCCGGTATTAACCAGGAGCTGGCCGACAGGATCGTGGATACCTTTGGAGAACAGACCCTGGAAATCATTGAAAATGAGCCGAACCGGCTTCTTGATGTATATGGGATCGGCAAAACCAAACAAAAAATGATTGAAACGGCCTGGAATACCCACCACGCCGTGCGACGGGTCATGGAGATGCTGCAGGGCACCCCCATTGATTCGGCCAAAGCCGCAGCCATCCTTAAAACATATGGGAACCACGCCCTGGAGGTGTTGACGCAAGATCCCTTTCGCATTGCCCGGGACATTCCTGGCATTGGGTTTGCCGCTGTGGATGAATTGGCCAGGCAGCTTGGCACGGAATGCCAGGCAGAAGAAAGGCTTAAAGCCTGTCTGTTCTGCCGCTTGGTGGACCTGGAACAGGACGGCCATGTGTTTGAAAAAAAAGAGGATCTGATCCGAACCTGTGCCCAAAGGGCGGGGGTGTCCGGGGAACAGCTTTTAGATGCGCTCGGGCATCTGGATGCGGATAACGAGATCGTACTTGAAAAGGACAGGGTATATCTTGCAGCGTTACATAAGGCTGAAGCCGGGATTTCCCGCCGGATCAAGGCGTTTTTATCGATGCCCAATCCTGATGTCCACGTTGACGAAGAGTCAATCCAGGGGCAGGTGCTTTCTTCCATGGCCGTTCAGTTGTCCCAGGAGCAGTTGGATGTGGTGACCCGGATTATGGGTCAGAAAGTTTCCATCATCACCGGCGGTCCAGGTACAGGGAAGACGACCCTGATAAAGGCATTGTGCGTTGTATTCAAAACGCTTCGTCTGAAGGTGATGCTTTCCGCCCCCACGGGGCGGGCTGCCCGGCGTCTATCCGAAGTGACCGGGCGGGGGGCCAAAACCCTTCACAAGCTTTTGGGCTTTAACCAGGACACGGATTCCTTTGAACATGATTTTACCAATCCTTTGGACCTGGACCTTCTGGTGGTGGATGAAGCGTCCATGGTGGACACCCAGCTCATGTATCGTCTGTGCGAGGCCCTGCCGGCCGGAGCGGGTCTAATTCTGGTGGGAGACACCTTTCAGTTGCCTTCTGTGGGGCCGGGTAATGTATTGTCAGATATTATTGATTCGGCACAGGTGGCGGTGTTTCCCTTGACCCGGATTTTCCGCCAGGCCCAAAAAAGCCCCATTGTCATGCATGCCCACAGTATCCGAAACGGGCAGATGCCGGACATCAAATCGGCAACCCCGGATCAGCCCTCCCAATTTTATTTTATTGAAACCAGCACACCGGCCCGTGTGGCTGACACCATCTGTGAACTGTGCGCCCAAAGAATTCCCAAGGCATTTCCCCACATCCGGGAAACCCAGGTGCTCACCCCCATGCACCGGGGAGAGGCCGGCACCATCAGCCTGAACCAGCGGCTGCAGGCGGTTTTAAATGATGCGCCCGGCGGTATTGAGTCCCATGGCCACACCTTTAAGAACGGTGATAAGGTCATGCACCTGAAAAACAATTATGACAAAGAGGTGTTCAACGGGGATATCGGCCGGGTGATAGAGGCGGACAAATCCACGGGCGAGGTGCTTGTGGATTACGAGGGCAGAATCGTTGCCTATGATCTGCCGGAACTGGATGAACTGACCCTGGCCTATGCGGTCTCGGTTCATAAATCCCAGGGCTCGGAATATGATGCAGTTATCATTGCCCTGACCACAGCCCATTTTCCGCTTCTGCAGAGAAATCTGCTGTATACGGCCATGACCCGTGGAAAGTTTCTTGTCATTATTGTGGGATCCACCCGGGCCTTTACAACGGCCTTTGACAATAACAGGACCGCTCTGCGACGGTCCGGACTGAAAGAGCGTCTCAAGGAAAACTTATGAAAAAATTATGGATCATTTTAATCTGCCTGGCTGTTGTCTGTGCTACCGGCCTGCCCATTGCCAACGG encodes the following:
- a CDS encoding hybrid sensor histidine kinase/response regulator; protein product: MTQEYNRTSSDSLLMQQDWPDQEPPCFTGSDFFSRKNIKNVLIYAPVGICILYHTGIYWANPACYAMTGHEYLSLEGKSAQTLFPTKKEFKRVYKIFITDIDRTGSAIVDSRLSRLDGTAFDCRLRACWLDPGDHSQGLLVTVSDITEIKSGQIRKNQTRKMEAIGVLAGGISHDFNNLLMAIQGHLSLIGVNADRPEKIREHIRQMNRLIEAAAQITGNLLGFAGGGKYQVEPLDINQVVDIALTVLQPGKENIAIEKKPAPNLYKVSGDRSQLEQVLLNLLVNASQAMVDGGTLTIETRNLTIKDTNFFHFDVAPGTYVEISIQDTGIGMDEAIQRKIFDPFFSTKSPKDMKGRGLGLSTVFGIVKNHGGFITVESKKDVGSLFRVALPGLAPGDAQRIEEESDAFDLMPKGGETVLIVDDENEVLEVGVSLLEALGYQALQARNGTECLDLVTKHPDKIALVILDLIMPIMDGKETFDRIRKLNPDIKILISSGVSMDEEIKMMLRDGCHDFLQKPFSMDKFSKVIRRILDRSA
- a CDS encoding Hsp20/alpha crystallin family protein; protein product: MEQIKIRFGNHIETPATEEKSFEEMFQSVNPMFCFSKRIWRPQMDIFETRDEIIIQAEIAGVSQENMIVELSDKAVKISGVRKSSQPDPTATYRLAEIQFGRFERVLYLPSVIDMEKVSASYANGFLELKLGKQPKINYSSKQKMPIDFL
- the lon gene encoding endopeptidase La — protein: MDELNHPSVPITTDDIPDELPILPIVDTNLFPKMVLPLVLIQKEAINLIDDAMSGNRMLGLLLSKRSDIDSRHTADDLCRIGTVAVILKMSKMEDEKAQLLIQGLNRFKVVEFLENRGYMHAGIAVLKSRNNERNKENRALMTNIVEQYEKIVALSPGLPAEIGQMVKTLQEPSALADMVASTINAPVNEKQKVLELIDVNRRLKKVTRMVNDQLDILEMGSKIQNQVREDMDKRQREYYLRQQLKTIKEELGETDQESVEIREYRTLIRDNPMPEEATKEAQRELERLAKMHPSSSEYVVSSTYLDWLTSLPWNEYTENRLDIARARKILDQDHYGLEKPKKRILEFLAVRKLKKDSKGPILCFAGPPGTGKTSLGQSIARALGREFVRIALGGVRDEAEIRGHRRTYVGAMPGRIIQHLRTAGKKNPVFMLDEIDKVSSSYHGDPSSALLEVLDPEQNQNFVDHYLDVPFDLSDVMFLTTANVLHTIPPPLRDRMEVLELTGYTQEEKLKIATRYIIPKQREANGINSGQIKITPGAVKQIISGYTRESGLRNLERQIGAICRGVAAKIAEDQVENLTIGRKEVPEYLGPIQNMPDMATRIKTPGVAVGLAWTPVGGEVLFVEAVAMKGGKGLTLTGQLGDIMKESASTALSFIRSNADRLAVDDTFFDTHDIHIHVPEGSIPKDGPSAGVTMLTTLASLLTKRKVKSRLAMTGEITLRGEVLPVGGIKDKVIAAHRAGIRSLILPLWNKKDMEDVPEHIKSTMTFYFTDKMKDVIKTALE
- a CDS encoding septal ring lytic transglycosylase RlpA family protein, with the protein product MNYTIRTLMPALIFCLAVAVAGCGAGSYDSDHSRYGDKRYSGTKPTQRPYRIAGKHYYPMPSANGYVEKGRASWYGRKFHGRKTSNGETYNMNAMTAAHKTLPMNTWVRVENLDNGRKITVRINDRGPFVAGRIIDLSYKAARHIGIVGPGTARVQVTALGKATAYSKKDHTPVNFKPVDYWKGNFTVQVGAFKVRRNAERYRIKLSKDYLNAHIVPYVDDRGQFHRVRIGKFNNLDDAVTFSQRLMTREGFTHAFAVAE
- the gmhB gene encoding D-glycero-beta-D-manno-heptose 1,7-bisphosphate 7-phosphatase; translated protein: MKEYTVFLDRDGVINHDSDAYIKNPDEFHFISKSPDAIALLNAKGFQVILITNQSAVGRGMISRPTFDAILKKMTHGVEQAGGRVKDIFFCPHTPDQGCDCRKPKPGMILQAVACHGIDVKKAFMIGDSAKDIECGKNAGCAKTILVKTGNGEKALAALTKKGIAPDFFAKDLYEAACWITDNFPCGNMAS